AATTACTGGCCCAAAGTTATGTACTCTCCCAGTCCTTGTATTCGGGCAATCCCATGAGGGAGATTGCATCATTTGGTATCAAAGATTTGGAGGACAGAACCATACCTTCAATTCAAACAAGGggtagagatgttaattttCAACATCAACAACATATTGCTAAATTAGCTATTGAGGTTGAGATGTTGCAATTTCAACATCAAGTGGTTGACTTGATTATTGAGATTGAACGATTGAAGAAAACTTCGAGTCGTTCGAACATCCGATTAAGAAGATATCTAaagattgattttcatttttcaaagaatcaaagatctGTTCATATGAGGAGCATCAATGCCAAATCAGAATTTCATTCGGAAGCCAAAATGACATCTGGCCATTTTGTGAAGTGCCACCATATTTAGAGGATTGTCTTCCTTACATCCCCATGACATGTGTTGATCTATATGCACCACTAGTGTTCGATGAATATTCAATAGAAGAACTTCATGAATGTGGTGTTTTCAACTTGCTTGAATCAACTTTTGACCTTGAAAATAAGGTAAGTCACGATATTATCCGTGACATTCCTCAAGACACACTTGAAGGGAACTCTATTCTCCAGCTCCTATCTTCATCACTTGAATTTATGACGTATGTTCCCAAACCACCATCTCCAGATAAATTCATCTTTGGGAAGATGAGCAataaatttttcaaattttttgtgTATAGAACAAAGACTACCCACATCATAGGTCGAACACCTATAAAGCATATATTGATCATTTCTTGATAATGTTTTCACCATCTTTTGGTCTCACGTTTGCTGGAGCTATTAGCAACTCAATAGCGAGCATCAACATTGTTGAAGGGCACaactcaacaacaacaactaaagGGATGCTATGGAGTGTTAACATTTcttgtaaaaaaaatatttttattgcgTCGCATCCTAATTTTGCAAGTGATCACATGCTTGATGAAATTCCTATGCTCCCATTTGATTCAGGCGGAGTTCACGTACTTTTTGGATGGAATAAGAATTCGTCCTCAAATTCTTTTGAAGAATGGGATAATGATGCAGGCCTGGCCAACATATGAAAATGTTCAGCCTAAGGCCTAGCATTTAGGTTTGATCCATAATGCAAATaaaaacttaattaatatttcTTAGTTTTATTATGCAATGTAAATATTTAATCTCATCCATAAAAACTTAAGTGGAATCAACGATTGAGATATTGTAGGAGCTCTTACGGTTTAAAGTCTTCACATCCTTAGTGGATTTCCACCTCAATTCTTTTGACTCCACAATTTGAGCTACCATTGGAAAGCTACAAAGAAAGCCCACTTGGAAGTCACTTATCTTAAAACAAGAATCACGACTTTGAAACTTGCATCAATACCTTAGACAATACATATTTTTGTAACAACCCAAGATAGTGGGATTTTTCtatcatctttcttttcttctcttgtgtaATTTCAATCTTATGATCTTAGGGGTAGAAGTTGagattttagaattttatttgccTATAAAATGCCACCAAAGATGGCATGTAAAAATATAATGAGAAGagtttttaattgaatttgattaatcaaattGTAGTTCTCCAATTGAGAGATTCCTTTGAAACCTTGAAGAAGTTTCATTCCATCCTTGAAGAGTTGGAATTTTCTACTTCACTTGTATCCTAAAAGAGTTGCAAGACCCTATTGTTGCTGCAATCATCCTAGAAGAGTTGCATTTCAGCCCAATCtatccattttcatttttttttttttcatttctaaattCGGATATGTGTAAGTTCAATACATTTATGGTTATTATAAGACTTCTTCCACGCAGAATCTTTAAATTTCTATCTCACAAAAGTTGTAGCTTTACTTCTAATATTTAATTCTCAATTTGAATAATCCCAAACTGATATCGGAGTAGAAAGATATACCTAAATtactgaccgaaggtcattcTGTCTGAAGTTGATTTTTTCTACAAAGTCAAGTACTCCCCGATCCTTGTAATTGGGCAATCCCGTGAGAGAGATTGCATCATATAGCAAGAAGAAAGTAGAACCATAGCATGAATTTATTTATATGAGacaacattattattattattattatttatttttaggagaaggaaaatatattaaagaaaaaaaaaatacaaaaccaaCTCATAAGCTATCCAAAGGCCAATGCCCAAACAAATGAAGAACCAAGGGGAGGGGACAAAACAACCATCAAGAAGATACAAGAAAACTAGTGGTGGGGGCAAATTACATGCCAAGAAAAGAATGGAACACTAAAAAATGGAGAggggagaaacaaaagaaaagaagtttcatCAAAACTAAGGGAAGGAAGAGACAAGTGGAAGATCCCAAGCCAAAGCAAAGTGTCTATTTCTAAAAGAATTTAAACACCCGACACATAGCCATAAAGGATTTTATTCCTCATCTCGAAGGTGAGACGGTATTATTACATCGTAGTTACTcttaaaactagaaaagaaaaaaaaatcataaaacataTAGTATTTATGCCTGTACTAATAATTAAACATACAAATGATCGAATATTCACCATGAGGATCATAGATACCTACATACGTACACAACTAACTACATCATGTGActtgtaaaatggaacaaacggTCTGTACCACCGTCAAGATGAGGAGAAGTGATGCAGCACCGATTGAAATGGATGCCCATCGAGAATTAAAATATTTCTGCCTCAAAATTGCCTTGGATTGGAGCCATGGGTTCTTGTAATGTTTCTCCAATTTGAGGTGAACAGTGTGGAAGCTATCCGTCCCTAGAGTGACCTCTTTGAGTAGACCGTTAAATAAGGCAGCCACGTCTGTTGGTTCACCAAGCAAGTTGCCAATAATTCCCTTTTTCTCAAGCAACTCGACATCAGTGGGAGAGTTGATGAGGCCATCCAAGAAGAAAGCATAATCTGTGATGTAATTTTCATAGTCAATTCTAGACTGTTCAAAGGCTATGAGGTTTCGAAGTAGAGACTCCGTTCTATCCTCAATTGTAATGGTTGGAATTTTCAACACTCCTTTTTCGACTGTTATGTCAAGTCCATTAGAATTTCCCTTGAATCGTTTAAAGAAGGGAAGTTGATTTTCTAGTAGAATCAGATCGTACTTTATAGCATGGAGCATCCACTTTGCATTCATTATTGGATCATCGGGCTCATCTGGAGCATCTAGATCATCGGGATCTCCATTGTGAATAGTCTTGAGGATGAGTTCAAGTATGAAGCAACCATCAATCACCATCATTTTCACAAACTCTTCTTTAGAATGTTGGAAAATTTCCGAGTAACATTGCCGAGTTGATTCTTCCAATATTTTCATAGCTTCAACATAATCGTTCAATGTTGCCCGAGATTTGCTACGAAATAGAAAATCATTAAGATACCGCAACTTATGTGTTTCCATGGGCTTCAAGTGTTTCTTGTCGTGGTGAAAAGGGCCAATGGAGACCAAGCGAGGAACGTAAGcttctgattttcttttgaaCTGTGGCTTGGGAACCCGGTACATGCTACAATTGGAAGGCAACCCACGGACCTTTTTACAATCTTTCTCGATTGATTCCATCACCGTTACATTAATTACAACATCTTTTCCCTTGTTCTTGACTTCCCTTTCGCCGCAAGTAATTACATCCGCCATTGTCTTCACCTCTgatatatctctctcttttcaacaACAACAGTAGAGTGGGTTCAAAATTTTGattgtttatttaattaatttaaacgAATCGAACCATTAAAGCCAATGGTAAACTGTTTTAGTAAACTGATTAATATATACATAGTAAGTCAAGTCACCCATGGTCAGAATGAACAATTAGGGTTAATAATAAACAAATcctcctaaaaaaataaaatacgtttaaatttttaaataaaaaatttaaaatatataaataattataacctttaattattaaaaaagaaaaaagcatatataaaaataaacaattcatttcaatacaaaataaaaataaaaataattcatttgaataaaaatatttgaactgtttaaaattgaaattcaaCCATTTAAAACCCTTACACAAGGAGGTGATCATTCCGTTACTCATACAAAAACAGAGAGTCCAATTCCTCTACATGTGCTACATGTACATCAACAGTTCAACACTAAACATAGTGCTGGAATGTgactatattttttattaatcaaatcaataaaaagaattcatttgaataaaaatatttgaaatatttaaaattgaaattcaaCCATTTAACACCCTTACACAAGGAGGTGATCATTCCGTAACTCATACAAAACAGAGAGTCCAATCATCATTGTAAAACATTGCAATAATTGGCACTTATGGTCTCTCATGCCTATAGAGAGTGTAGTGTTTGGCCATGGTTTAAAATATTAGTATCAGTCTTGGTTGATATTAATATGGATTGGATTGATTTGACTTGGTCTAGTCAATTTGGCTTGTATattgtatttgtttttctttcttgttttaatatatttttcaagctccattacccaaaaaaataaaaaatacatttttgagTATCGAATCCTGTATCGACCATAATATCGAtcgaaaataaacaaaactttaaataattaagaagaaaaaaaaaaaaacaaggtttttctctttttttttttttctactcaaCTCACCGCCCTTTTCAAAAGCTAGTGACTTGGCAattaaaaaatctttttttccttacaattttcttcttctccaagtaAAGAGGGACATAGGCTATGGGTTGCTTCatagtcaaaagaaaaaaaaggcaccAATATTAaagataatggaattttttttttttttaatattttgtttagTTGTACACAAAACTAAATATTTATGACTACTACCATGAATAGCATATGGcccatctaaaaataaaataaaaatagacacGGTGAGTGTCACATGACTTGGGCAAAAATACCAAGTCAATGAAAATTCAAACTTACTTAGACGTGGTCTAGTCACTTCTTAAACTTGGGTGAGTCTTCATGACTcttcacagttttttttttttttaagtgatttGCTTGAGTTAAAATCTGACTTACCAACTATGAAAATAACAaactgaaattttgtttttgtttttgtttttgtgaaaAATTGGACAAAATACAAGTCAtaaaaataaatcccaactatataaaggaagaaaacaatTACTTAGAATAacttttaaaattaattatttgaaGCCTTGGAAGATGTGTTTTCAGGGCCTTCTACTCCTATTTTAGTATCATCCACCACTACTATTGGTACTCATTAGTAtttagtagttttgtttgcatttcactttttcaatgtaatattttcttttatgtagttatttggttgttttaacaaaacataatagtttgcatttcacattctcaagattaaATCGTTTATcatcaaaaacaaattttaataaatatgcaaataaactagcaaaccgattgctaacaatttaaaaaatcatatgaaagaattcgaaaccaaaaccgtttactaaacggttgcggTTTCAAAAAATGCAACCATATAGTAAATGGTATAGTTttagtttcagccaaataaatgtgaaccgaatcaaaccgcaccatttaaaccgaaaccaaaccgattaacacccttaaccAATACTGGTGCAGATACCATGCACTAAAACCCTGGGAGATTCCGTTAAAGATATATAAAGGCAATGCTTTAATTTAGATTTTAGACCTTCAATTCAGACCATATCCAAGGTTGGCAATTCGATGTAAAATGAATAACAATAAGAAGTGTATGAGTAAGCTAACCTGTTTGTTTGTGTAGCTCAAGCATAAAGCAGCGTACGCAGCCAAGAAGGGCTCCTAAGTCCTAACTGTGTAAAGGGGAGcgtaagaaagagagagagaatgtattCTACTCTTCCTAGCTAGCACATCAAGCTTATCCAAGACGTACTCTGATCAGAGCTTGGCTGATACACACTCATTTCTGAATGTATTACTCTATAAATAGTAAATGTTGAGGCAATAGCAGCCACACCCTACTAATCTTCTGTTGAAATCCTAGCCTGTTTTATTCCTCAACTACCAGTCCAATGTGTGACGATTCTAGCTAGGTTGATCCCCAGTGGATAAGTTGAACTAAATGGGGTTTAAAAGACCTGCATTATTTATTGAGAGGGAGGAAATTAAGAGATAGACAAAGGGAGGCATTAGTGTCCGTATGCTATACAGTCAGACAGGAACAACtcaatcaggaaaaaaaataggacTATGGGACACATCCACATTAATTTCCTCAAATCCATAAAAGTGCGAGAATTTCATGACCATATAAAGCAACTTTCCCCTTTCCCCACCATGTCCCTCCCTCtaccaaaataaatagaaaggGTATATTTTTCTTTGAGCTGTTGGAGGCTAGGTAAATTGGTACTTCAAtgtctctcttcttctcatATGGAATGACGTAGCTAGAATAATGACCTCTCTTACATATGAATATTATGTAAGAGTATGTAGGAGAGGTCATTATGGGCCACATCTCtatggtgaagaaaaacttttacCTAATAAGAGAAAACCAAACATAGTTATAAAGATAATTTGCCGATTATTATTCTATGTTTTTCACATGTAAGAGTGCTTTGGAGTTGAGCTGATCAATAACAATCCTAGGTAGTCGAACAAATTTAATTTGGTAAATGGCCATTTGAACCACCCTGTCACGAGACTCACGACTCATTATTATTCATGTCTTATAGTTGATGGggaattctaccaaaaaaaaagtgatgtAATGTTTCCAATATCTTTGAGTTATGCATTAGTTATTATGTTGGACCGAATTAGTGAATAATTAAATTGTAGAGCAATTTATTAGTGATTGGACCTTATCACAAGAGAGATCCAGTCATTATCGTTTTGGGATTGGTCCCTATTCCTTATCTATATAAAGATGATCATGCcccattattttttatcacTCAGAATTATGTAGAATAATGAATAAACAAGACCGAGAAGAATGAGATAATTACATTCGAGGAATTCTTCAACAAAAAATATGGATCCGAGTATAGTTGTATTCCAATATCTTAATATTCCTATTTGTGTTCATTGGTGATCATACTGATCTTGAGATAAAATCTTCCAAAGGATTCGAAATTAAGTCACACAATTCAACCCAATCTCTTAATATTCTTATTTGTTAACTGACGTTGGGTGGGTAATTTTGTGAACCCAATtataattttgggtatttttgttaacttaaactttatgtaggtagttttgtaaagaaaaacctaattttgggtattttaacTGAAACTTTGTTTGATAGTTTCgtaaaaagaaatccaaaaatagataatcatgtaatttttcctaaaaagTTACAATAATTTGAGTTGATTGgaaattctacccaaaaaaaaaagttcatgggAAATGAATGAGACATTAAAGGCATGATTGAGATTTTCATCACCCATGATGAATACATAGAATCTCGTTACtcattggttttggtttatggGTGAGAATTCAGAAACAGTGGAATGGATAATtcgaataaaaagaaagaaaaattatatgattacccatttttaggttttcttttacaaaactatccacttaaagtttaaattAACAAAGATATCCAAAATTAAGttttggtttacaaaactacccattcAAAGTTTCAATTATAAAATACTACAAGTAATAAAAGTCTGTAATATCCATCACGAGCCCAGAATCTCAAATATTGCAAGTAGTATGAGTCTGTAACAAGCAAAGATCCTAGTTCCAACTCAAGAATTGTCACCTGGACATCAGAAATCTTGTAATATGAATTGTTCAAGAAGGTCAAAAATACATTATTGCAGAAAAGATAAATTTATGATGGTTCAAATTATAATTTCTTACAATTAGGAAGGCATGGTAAGGGCGATTGAATTCTGTTTCCACATAAaccaatagaaaataaattaattaaactgAATATCTACATAGGAGGCCATGATTAGCACATCTTTCCCACGCTGCACATTTCATTTCTAAAGCTGAATATAGTGTTCTAGATCTAATAAGACTCAATTTATTGATTATATAGGGTTCTCGATGTAAATTTCAGTCTTAAAAAATGAGACAAACTTGtgatcaaattattttttagtgCAATGCTTGGTGGGGTCAGACCAGTTCTCATGATCTGCATTTGGATAGTTCCATTCCTTCCTTGGTGCATTTGGAACTTGGATCTTTGTTTGTTAGACTTATAGTGCTTACAAAATTTGGGATTCTTAATACTTAAAACAAGGTTTTTAAGTGATAGGATAAAACTCTTATGAAATCGTAACTATGTACCAATTTTCTAGCAGCCCTTTGATCCTTTCTAGCACAAATGTCGGTTGGAGAGACCTCACTGAGAGATCCCTGGCTAGTACGCCCCAAGACTtgagatgatccaaatcctTCTTTGGCACCtactattttcttctatttgatgaaagttttccttcaccactcGGATGCCACAATGACCTATACTTTGTATGAATGTCTAAACTACATTTTTTGCTATTCGAACCATCATTCTCGCTGTTTCAAATCCCCATTCATACACCAAAATCCATGAATAAAGAGATTCCCTATATCCATAGTGGGTCACGAAAAACTCcgttctattttcattttttttattttttaggtaggATCTTTTATGTTTCATTCATTTCCCATCAACTACAAGACATTAATAAGAATAatactgatgatgatgatgataatgatgatgatgaagaggaggaggaggaggagtccTTCCAGGATTGTTCAAATGGGCCtatgaaataaattaaattgTCCAACTACGTGAGATTCATCAGCTCAAGCTCCATGGCGCATGTGAAAAACGTAGATCCAATTAATTGGATTCCATGACGTCATGTTGCAGACGTCATGTCTTCCGTGATGCGTGAATACCTAAGTCTATGTCAAAGTCACTTTCTAGTCTCTTGGGTGGAGCCCGTAATTAATCATTCTGTTATTAGGTCATATATTATTATGAGCAGTATACACTCCATGGGTGATAAATGTTACAACACAATGAGGAAGTGAAGGATGTAATGTTTCCAGTATATGTGAATTATGCATTAGTTATTATGTGGGATCAGATTAATGACTAAGCAATTATAGACTGAGTCTATTAGTGATTGGACCTCATTATAAGAGAGGTTTAGTAACTTTTGTTTCAGGATTGATCCCTATTCTCTATATCTATAAAGATGTCCATGCCTCATTAGGTTTTTTATCACTCACAATTACATAGAGTAGTGAACAGACAAAATTGACAAGAATGAGATAATTACATGCGAGGAATTCTTTGAACAATATAAATTCGAGCTCTATTAGAATCTCTTAATATTCTTATTTCTCTTGATTGATTGGTCATATTAATCCGATCCTGAGATTAAATGTATCAAAGGAATCAAAAATAAGTGACGCAATTCAAGCCACCCACCCACCAACTACCACCACACAGACACAAACGCACACATACATGTGTATTTTGTCTTAATGCCTCACGGTCCTCACCTCACTTGGTCCATTGGAGTAATCTGCTCGGATTTTCAGGCTACTTTCCTGTGTACCCACTACTCTAATGCCTTTTGTCCTTAAGGAGACTTTAATGAGAGGATACTCACCTATGTGCATGTGCTACATGTACTAGTGGTGGAATGtaagtatattttttattaatcaaaTCAATGCTCATCATTGCAAAGACATTGCAATAATTGGCACCAATGGTATTTCTAATGGAATATAGAGAATCAAAATTCGTATTTCA
This Macadamia integrifolia cultivar HAES 741 unplaced genomic scaffold, SCU_Mint_v3 scaffold_198A, whole genome shotgun sequence DNA region includes the following protein-coding sequences:
- the LOC122071218 gene encoding uncharacterized protein LOC122071218: MADVITCGEREVKNKGKDVVINVTVMESIEKDCKKVRGLPSNCSMYRVPKPQFKRKSEAYVPRLVSIGPFHHDKKHLKPMETHKLRYLNDFLFRSKSRATLNDYVEAMKILEESTRQCYSEIFQHSKEEFVKMMVIDGCFILELILKTIHNGDPDDLDAPDEPDDPIMNAKWMLHAIKYDLILLENQLPFFKRFKGNSNGLDITVEKGVLKIPTITIEDRTESLLRNLIAFEQSRIDYENYITDYAFFLDGLINSPTDVELLEKKGIIGNLLGEPTDVAALFNGLLKEVTLGTDSFHTVHLKLEKHYKNPWLQSKAILRQKYFNSRWASISIGAASLLLILTVVQTVCSILQVT